The proteins below are encoded in one region of Corynebacterium felinum:
- a CDS encoding homoserine dehydrogenase encodes MNENAAVSHFNPGKGAGSSVGVAILGYGTVGSQVLRLMVENADEFAHRAGGPLEVKGVAVSNKEKHRGSLADELGLLTDDARGLIEREDIDLVVEVIGGIDYPRELVLKALRAGKSVVTANKALVAAHSAELSEAADAAGVDLYFEAAVAAAIPVVGPLRRSLAGDRILSVSGIVNGTTNFILDAMDTDGVSYDEILAESIRLGYAEADPTADVEGYDAASKAAILASLAFHTRVTADDVFREGISKITADDISAAKAAGYTIKLLAICERLIDAEGKESVSARVHPTLVPHDHPLASVTKSFNAIFVEAEAAGRLMFYGNGAGGNPTASAVLGDIVGAARNKVFGGRAPGESTYANLPIADFGDVPTRYHIDMDVVDRTGVLAELTKIFAEHQISLRTVRQEEKGEHARLILVTHAAREADLARTVEALAATDAVLAVNSVLRLAGE; translated from the coding sequence ATGAACGAGAACGCAGCTGTCAGCCATTTCAATCCCGGAAAGGGCGCTGGATCTTCTGTAGGCGTCGCTATTTTGGGATACGGAACCGTTGGTTCCCAGGTGCTGCGTCTCATGGTGGAGAATGCTGACGAATTTGCGCATCGCGCAGGCGGCCCGCTGGAAGTGAAAGGCGTTGCCGTGTCTAATAAGGAAAAGCATCGCGGTTCCCTCGCCGATGAGCTGGGGTTGCTCACCGATGATGCACGTGGGCTTATTGAGCGCGAGGATATCGATCTTGTTGTCGAGGTGATCGGTGGTATTGATTATCCTCGCGAGCTGGTGCTTAAGGCCTTGCGCGCCGGTAAATCTGTGGTGACTGCGAATAAGGCTTTGGTGGCTGCGCACTCCGCTGAATTGTCTGAGGCTGCGGATGCAGCAGGCGTGGATCTGTATTTTGAGGCTGCGGTTGCTGCTGCTATTCCTGTGGTTGGTCCGTTGCGTCGTTCTTTAGCAGGTGATCGCATTCTGAGCGTGTCCGGCATCGTCAATGGCACCACTAACTTCATTCTTGATGCGATGGATACCGATGGTGTTTCCTACGATGAGATTTTGGCTGAGTCGATCCGCCTGGGTTATGCGGAGGCTGATCCTACCGCCGATGTTGAAGGCTATGATGCTGCATCGAAGGCCGCGATTCTTGCATCCTTGGCTTTCCACACGCGTGTGACGGCCGATGATGTGTTCCGTGAGGGCATTTCTAAGATCACTGCTGATGATATTTCGGCGGCGAAGGCTGCTGGCTACACCATCAAGTTGTTGGCAATTTGTGAGCGCCTTATCGACGCCGAGGGTAAGGAAAGCGTGTCTGCTCGCGTGCACCCCACCCTGGTTCCGCACGATCACCCGTTGGCGAGTGTTACTAAGAGCTTCAACGCGATCTTCGTGGAAGCTGAGGCCGCTGGCCGCCTGATGTTCTACGGCAATGGTGCTGGCGGTAACCCTACTGCTTCAGCGGTGTTGGGCGATATTGTTGGTGCTGCCCGCAATAAGGTTTTTGGTGGCCGTGCACCGGGTGAATCCACCTACGCGAATCTGCCGATTGCTGATTTCGGTGATGTTCCAACCCGCTACCACATCGATATGGATGTGGTGGATCGTACCGGCGTGTTGGCTGAGCTGACCAAGATTTTTGCTGAACATCAGATTTCGTTGCGCACTGTGCGTCAGGAGGAAAAGGGTGAGCACGCTCGCCTGATTTTGGTCACCCATGCTGCCCGCGAGGCTGATTTGGCTCGGACGGTTGAGGCGTTGGCGGCAACCGATGCGGTGTTGGCTGTGAATTCTGTGTTGCGTTTGGCAGGGGAGTAG
- the lysA gene encoding diaminopimelate decarboxylase, which translates to MSFNALPAHVWPRNARREEDGSVSIAGVSLPAIAEEFGTAVMVVDEDDFRSRCRDMAVAFGGGEHVHYASKAFLTSRIARWVAEEGLCLDIASHGEFLVALNAGFPAERIAAHGNNKDHAFLHALVSNGVGHVVVDSHQEIEELNAVAGSLGIVQDVLVRVKPGIDAHTHEFIATAHEDQKFGFSLASGSAFRAAARAVELENLRLVGLHCHVGSQVFDAEGFSLAAERVLKLYGRIMDELSVGEEFHILDLGGGYGIAYLEKETPLDVVGVAQDLLSRVEKHAARFNVPVPTIKVEPGRAIAGPSTVTMYRVGTVKDVTVEDNFSRRYISVNGGMSDNIRPALYDAVYDIRKVNGLTQGEEIPSRVVGSHCESGDILIHDQKLPDDIATGDLVALAATGAYCYSMSSRYNMMMRPAIVSVKEGQASLMVRRETIEDYLALEV; encoded by the coding sequence ATGAGCTTTAATGCGCTGCCAGCACATGTCTGGCCCCGAAACGCCCGACGTGAAGAAGACGGCAGCGTCAGCATCGCTGGGGTGAGCCTTCCTGCGATTGCCGAGGAGTTTGGCACCGCGGTGATGGTTGTCGATGAAGATGACTTCCGCTCCCGCTGCCGCGACATGGCTGTGGCTTTCGGCGGTGGCGAGCACGTGCACTATGCCTCTAAGGCGTTTCTTACGTCCCGCATTGCCCGCTGGGTTGCGGAAGAAGGACTGTGCCTAGATATCGCTTCGCATGGCGAGTTTTTGGTGGCACTGAATGCAGGGTTCCCCGCTGAGCGAATTGCTGCACATGGTAACAATAAAGATCATGCTTTCCTGCATGCCTTGGTGAGCAACGGTGTCGGGCATGTGGTGGTTGATTCCCACCAAGAAATCGAGGAGCTAAATGCTGTAGCCGGTAGCTTGGGCATTGTCCAAGATGTGCTGGTGCGAGTCAAACCTGGTATTGATGCGCATACGCACGAGTTCATCGCGACCGCGCATGAGGATCAAAAGTTTGGTTTCTCACTTGCTTCTGGTTCTGCTTTTCGGGCAGCCGCGCGCGCCGTGGAATTGGAGAACCTCCGCTTGGTTGGCCTGCACTGCCACGTTGGCTCCCAGGTTTTCGACGCGGAAGGTTTCTCTTTGGCGGCAGAGCGTGTGCTCAAGCTCTACGGCCGCATCATGGATGAGCTGTCGGTGGGGGAGGAATTCCATATCTTGGATCTCGGCGGCGGCTACGGTATCGCATATTTGGAGAAAGAAACCCCGCTGGATGTGGTCGGCGTGGCCCAAGATTTGCTGAGCCGGGTGGAAAAGCATGCGGCACGATTCAACGTTCCGGTTCCCACGATCAAGGTGGAGCCCGGCCGAGCGATTGCCGGCCCGTCTACTGTCACTATGTATCGCGTGGGTACGGTCAAGGATGTGACGGTGGAGGATAATTTCTCCCGCCGCTACATTTCCGTCAACGGCGGTATGAGCGACAATATTCGCCCAGCGCTTTACGACGCCGTCTACGACATCCGCAAAGTCAACGGCCTGACCCAGGGCGAAGAGATTCCAAGCCGCGTGGTGGGTTCGCACTGCGAATCTGGCGATATTTTGATTCATGACCAAAAGTTGCCGGATGATATTGCTACCGGTGATTTGGTGGCGTTGGCGGCAACGGGTGCGTATTGCTATTCCATGTCCTCGCGCTACAACATGATGATGCGTCCTGCGATTGTCAGCGTGAAAGAAGGCCAGGCCAGCTTGATGGTACGTCGCGAGACTATTGAGGATTACCTCGCGCTCGAAGTGTAG